Proteins encoded together in one Primulina huaijiensis isolate GDHJ02 unplaced genomic scaffold, ASM1229523v2 scaffold43369, whole genome shotgun sequence window:
- the LOC140970189 gene encoding protein NTM1-like 9 isoform X2: MMKLEALPKGFRFRPTDEELVNHYLRFKINGHHSAVGVIPEVDVCKWEPWDLPALSVIKSDDREWFYFCPRDRKYPNGHRSNRATEAGYWKATGKDRTIKSRKSSPSYPVNANVIGTKKTLVFYRGRAPKGERTNWIMHEYRATEPDLDGTGPGQGDYVLCRLFHKTDEKRDDLKYDEVEPTRSSPSGNISSPDEVSSDLFQEPKGLAAHLLNELEDVKKWEDELNYRTPTLAPVERCASHGLSHSKEGAATEVYESSRLMSEEARCSQLDNKFVDPLHSLIYNDMGNCIGSPFADDFGDDHNGLNFQDGTYEQDASLSELWEVLKKNDNYLCKESVNHEPSAATRESLIPWHTEDLDQTRSASCKIDPAYHSFYRYAHEENDALVNKVKDSCQNSDNSSYHTLQGKASGSSYSESAIKIQSRHPRNQPSSMNSGAQGIASRRIRLSIERGQNSVCYEKSNEVSDSEEQESLVTEAAPNISKDAWKLEGRNTNENKETAQTCNSRLELQVKHAEKNGCSKIASFIISLVLSTGRDACYLNLYAISIYLVLILLIVSLGIWKFRSVHEVHG; the protein is encoded by the exons ATGATGAAATTGGAGGCGTTGCCCAAGGGATTCAGATTTCGTCCGACGGATGAAGAGCTTGTTAACCATTATCTGAGGTTTAAGATCAACGGTCACCATTCTGCAGTCGGAGTTATCCCAGAGGTTGACGTCTGCAAATGGGAACCATGGGATCTCCCTG ctCTCTCAGTGATAAAGTCTGACGACCGAGAATGGTTCTACTTTTGCCCTCGTGATAGAAAATACCCAAATGGACATCGCTCAAATAGGGCCACAGAAGCTGGTTACTGGAAGGCCACCGGAAAGGATCGCACTATAAAATCACGCAAATCGTCACCTTCTTATCCAGTCAATGCCAATGTAATTGGAACAAAGAAGACTCTAGTATTCTACAGGGGTCGTGCTCCTAAGGGCGAGCGAACGAATTGGATCATGCACGAGTATCGTGCCACTGAACCAGATCTTGACGGGACTGGCCCTGGACAG GGGGACTATGTTCTATGTCGCTTGTTCCACAAGACGGATGAGAAGCGAGATGATTTAAAATACGACGAAGTTGAACCTACCAGGTCATCTCCTTCTGGCAACATATCATCTCCTGACGAAGTATCATCTGATTTATTTCAAGAGCCTAAAGGACTGGCTGCTCATCTTCTCAATGAACTGGAAGATGTGAAGAAGTGGGAAGATGAGCTAAACTATAGAACTCCTACTCTAGCACCAGTTGAAAGGTGTGCTTCTCATGGATTGAGTCATTCTAAAGAAGGAGCAGCTACGGAG GTGTATGAGTCATCAAGATTAATGTCTGAAGAAGCCAGATGCAGTCAGTTGGACAACAAGTTTGTGGACCCTTTGCACTCGTTAATTTACAATGATATGGGAAATTGCATAGGTTCTCCATTTGCTGATGACTTTGGCGATGATCACAATGGATTGAATTTTCAAGATGGCACATATGAGCAGGATGCATCCCTATCAGAGTTGTGGGAAgttcttaaaaaaaatgacaacTACTTATGCAAAGAGTCTGTTAATCACGAGCCCTCAGCTGCAACTAGAGAAAGTCTCATACCATGGCACACAGAGGATCTAGATCAAACAAGGTCTGCAAGCTGTAAG ATTGATCCAGCTTATCATTCCTTCTACCGCTATGCTCATGAAGAAAATGACGCCCTTGTCAATAAAGTTAAGGATTCATGCCAAAATTCAGATAACTCATCATATCATACACTTCAAGGCAAAGCTAGTGGTAGTTCTTATAGTGAAAGTGCGATCAAGATTCAGTCTCGTCATCCTCGAAATCAGCCAAGTTCAATGAACTCTGGTGCCCAGGGAATTGCTTCGAGGAGGATCCGCCTGTCGATAGAACGTGGACAGAACTCTGTTTGTTATGAAAAATCCAATGAAGTGAGCGATAGTGAAGAACAAGAATCGCTTGTTACGGAG GCTGCTCCGAATATTAGTAAAGATGCTTGGAAGCTAGAAGGAAGAAATACCAATGAGAATAAAGAGACTGCTCAAACATGTAATTCAAGATTGGAGTTGCAGGTTAAGCATGCCGAGAAAAATGGCTGTTCCAAGATAGCCTCATTTATAATATCGTTGGTGTTGTCTACTGGCCGGGATGCATGCTACTTGAATCTGTATGCTATCAGCATTTATCTAGTTTTAATTCTGTTGATAGTGTCACTTGGCATTTGGAAATTTCGCAGTGTGCATGAAGTACATGGTTGA
- the LOC140970189 gene encoding protein NTM1-like 9 isoform X1: MMKLEALPKGFRFRPTDEELVNHYLRFKINGHHSAVGVIPEVDVCKWEPWDLPALSVIKSDDREWFYFCPRDRKYPNGHRSNRATEAGYWKATGKDRTIKSRKSSPSYPVNANVIGTKKTLVFYRGRAPKGERTNWIMHEYRATEPDLDGTGPGQGDYVLCRLFHKTDEKRDDLKYDEVEPTRSSPSGNISSPDEVSSDLFQEPKGLAAHLLNELEDVKKWEDELNYRTPTLAPVERCASHGLSHSKEGAATEVYESSRLMSEEARCSQLDNKFVDPLHSLIYNDMGNCIGSPFADDFGDDHNGLNFQDGTYEQDASLSELWEVLKKNDNYLCKESVNHEPSAATRESLIPWHTEDLDQTRSASCKVNDCKLYGETDKMMVQAQIDPAYHSFYRYAHEENDALVNKVKDSCQNSDNSSYHTLQGKASGSSYSESAIKIQSRHPRNQPSSMNSGAQGIASRRIRLSIERGQNSVCYEKSNEVSDSEEQESLVTEAAPNISKDAWKLEGRNTNENKETAQTCNSRLELQVKHAEKNGCSKIASFIISLVLSTGRDACYLNLYAISIYLVLILLIVSLGIWKFRSVHEVHG; the protein is encoded by the exons ATGATGAAATTGGAGGCGTTGCCCAAGGGATTCAGATTTCGTCCGACGGATGAAGAGCTTGTTAACCATTATCTGAGGTTTAAGATCAACGGTCACCATTCTGCAGTCGGAGTTATCCCAGAGGTTGACGTCTGCAAATGGGAACCATGGGATCTCCCTG ctCTCTCAGTGATAAAGTCTGACGACCGAGAATGGTTCTACTTTTGCCCTCGTGATAGAAAATACCCAAATGGACATCGCTCAAATAGGGCCACAGAAGCTGGTTACTGGAAGGCCACCGGAAAGGATCGCACTATAAAATCACGCAAATCGTCACCTTCTTATCCAGTCAATGCCAATGTAATTGGAACAAAGAAGACTCTAGTATTCTACAGGGGTCGTGCTCCTAAGGGCGAGCGAACGAATTGGATCATGCACGAGTATCGTGCCACTGAACCAGATCTTGACGGGACTGGCCCTGGACAG GGGGACTATGTTCTATGTCGCTTGTTCCACAAGACGGATGAGAAGCGAGATGATTTAAAATACGACGAAGTTGAACCTACCAGGTCATCTCCTTCTGGCAACATATCATCTCCTGACGAAGTATCATCTGATTTATTTCAAGAGCCTAAAGGACTGGCTGCTCATCTTCTCAATGAACTGGAAGATGTGAAGAAGTGGGAAGATGAGCTAAACTATAGAACTCCTACTCTAGCACCAGTTGAAAGGTGTGCTTCTCATGGATTGAGTCATTCTAAAGAAGGAGCAGCTACGGAG GTGTATGAGTCATCAAGATTAATGTCTGAAGAAGCCAGATGCAGTCAGTTGGACAACAAGTTTGTGGACCCTTTGCACTCGTTAATTTACAATGATATGGGAAATTGCATAGGTTCTCCATTTGCTGATGACTTTGGCGATGATCACAATGGATTGAATTTTCAAGATGGCACATATGAGCAGGATGCATCCCTATCAGAGTTGTGGGAAgttcttaaaaaaaatgacaacTACTTATGCAAAGAGTCTGTTAATCACGAGCCCTCAGCTGCAACTAGAGAAAGTCTCATACCATGGCACACAGAGGATCTAGATCAAACAAGGTCTGCAAGCTGTAAGGTGAATGATTGCAAGCTTTATGGTGAAACAGATAAGATGATGGTTCAGGCACAG ATTGATCCAGCTTATCATTCCTTCTACCGCTATGCTCATGAAGAAAATGACGCCCTTGTCAATAAAGTTAAGGATTCATGCCAAAATTCAGATAACTCATCATATCATACACTTCAAGGCAAAGCTAGTGGTAGTTCTTATAGTGAAAGTGCGATCAAGATTCAGTCTCGTCATCCTCGAAATCAGCCAAGTTCAATGAACTCTGGTGCCCAGGGAATTGCTTCGAGGAGGATCCGCCTGTCGATAGAACGTGGACAGAACTCTGTTTGTTATGAAAAATCCAATGAAGTGAGCGATAGTGAAGAACAAGAATCGCTTGTTACGGAG GCTGCTCCGAATATTAGTAAAGATGCTTGGAAGCTAGAAGGAAGAAATACCAATGAGAATAAAGAGACTGCTCAAACATGTAATTCAAGATTGGAGTTGCAGGTTAAGCATGCCGAGAAAAATGGCTGTTCCAAGATAGCCTCATTTATAATATCGTTGGTGTTGTCTACTGGCCGGGATGCATGCTACTTGAATCTGTATGCTATCAGCATTTATCTAGTTTTAATTCTGTTGATAGTGTCACTTGGCATTTGGAAATTTCGCAGTGTGCATGAAGTACATGGTTGA